In Nicotiana tabacum cultivar K326 chromosome 11, ASM71507v2, whole genome shotgun sequence, a single window of DNA contains:
- the LOC107782769 gene encoding uncharacterized protein LOC107782769 isoform X4, which produces MRSSVLPENSSSAPSTSRNSPPSATAPRNSNCKHSNVFQLLTRREVSPRTKRASRKFWGENTKCTLDSCGLKREVASDARRGLISWVEAESLQHLSAKYCPLLPPPRSTIAAAFSPDGRTLASTHGDHTVKIIDYQTGKCLKVLSGHRRTPWVVRFHPLYPEILASGSLDHEVRLWDAKTAECIGSRDFYRPIASIAFHAQGEVLAVASGHKLYIWHYNRRGEASTPAIVLKTRRSLRAVHFHPHAAPFLLTAEVNDLDSSDSSMTRATSPANELPIMSLPFLIWPSIARGDPRMPVQQTDIDMGTDNVQHRTDTSSSVRLLTYSTPSGQYELLLSPVEQSASPAQEAHTGSSVGENENIGTQPLVDPMETDVQPEERNNQFFPFSDPAYWELPFLQGWLIGQSQAAQQATHPNLSGTTTNPSTYGELENPSAVPLVISSNNHPRSGRSGSRQRSSRSRAIPVAGAGAASLNVMHDESDSQTSIGRIQSEIATSLAAAAAAELPCTVKLRIWPHDVKVPCAPLHAERCRLTIPHAVLCSEMGAHFSPCGRFLAACVACILPNVDADPGFHGHLHHDTMAAGTSPTRHPVAAHQVMYELRIYSLEEATFGSVLASRAIRAAHCLTSIQFSPASEHLLLAYGRRHSSLLKSVVIDGDTTIPIYTILEVYRVSDMELVRVLPSAEDEVNVACFHPSVGGGLVYGTKEGKLRILQYDNSNGLGRTISCSPVENIVEGLITRY; this is translated from the exons ATGAGATCGTCTGTCTTGCCGGAGAATTCAAGCAGTGCGCCGTCAACTTCGCGGAATTCACCTCCTTCTGCGACGGCGCCTCGAAACTCCAATTGTAAACACAG TAATGTCTTTCAGCTCTTAACAAGAAGGGAGGTATCTCCTCGAACTAAACGCGCTTCCAGAAAATTTTGGGGTGAGAACACTAAATGTACTCTTGACTCCTGTGGATTAAAACGCGAAGTGGCAAGTGATGCTAGACGGGGACTAATATCATG GGTAGAGGCAGAGTCACTGCAACATTTATCGGCCAAGTATTGTCCACTGTTGCCTCCTCCAAGGTCTACCATTGCAGCAGCATTCAGTCCTGATGGGAGGACACTTGCTTCTACTCA TGGAGATCACACGGTGAAAATAATTGACTACCAAACTGGGAAGTGCTTAAAGGTTTTGAGTGGACACCGCAGGACACCTTGGGTG GTTCGTTTCCATCCATTGTACCCTGAAATACTGGCAAGTGGAAGTTTGGACCACGAAGTTCGGTTGTGGGATGCAAAAACTGCCGAGTGTATAGGATCGCGAGATTTTT ATCGTCCCATCGCATCCATAGCGTTCCATGCCCAAGGGGAAGTTCTAGCCGTTGCTTCAGGCCACAAG CTTTATATATGGCATTACAACAGAAGAGGAGAGGCTTCTACACCAGCAATTGTACTGAAGACACGGCGTTCTCTTCGTGCTGTCCATTTCCACCCACATGCTGCCCCATTTCTTTTGACAGCTGAG GTCAATGATCTGGATTCATCAGATTCTTCAATGACACGTGCTACTTCTCCGG CAAATGAACTGCCTATCATGTCTCTACCTTTCCTGATCTGGCCGTCAATTGCAAGAGGTGATCCCAGAATGCCTGTGCAGCAAACTGATATAGATATGGGAACCGACAATGTACAGCACAGAACAGATACTTCATCATCTGTCCGCCTTCTCACATATTCAACTCCGTCTGGCCAGTATGAACTTTTATTGTCCCCTGTTGAGCAAAGTGCATCTCCTGCGCAAGAAGCTCATACTGGTTCTTCTGTTGGGGAAAACGAGAATATAGGTACTCAACCTTTAGTTGATCCTATGGAGACTGATGTGCAACCAGAAGAAAGAAACAATCAGTTTTTCCCTTTTAGTGACCCAGCATACTGGGAATTGCCTTTTTTGCAAGGATGGTTGATTGGCCAAAGCCAGGCTGCCCAACAAGCAACTCATCCAAACCTTAGTGGTACTACCACTAATCCATCAACTTATGGTGAACTGGAAAATCCTTCTGCTGTTCCCTTGGTAATTTCAAGCAATAATCATCCAAGGTCCGGAAGATCTGGTTCTCGGCAACGTTCTTCACGCTCTCGAGCGATTCCCgttgctggtgctggtgctgcTTCGCTTAACGTTATGCATGATGAGAGTGATTCTCAAACTTCTATTGGTCGCATCCAGTCGGAGATAGCTACTTCGCTGGCTGCAGCAGCGGCTGCTGAATTGCCTTGCACTGTGaaactcagaatatggcctcatgaTGTTAAGGTTCCATGTGCACCCCTTCATGCTGAAAGATGTCGCTTAACAATACCACATGCTGTACTTTGCAG TGAAATGGGAGCCCATTTTTCACCATGTGGGAGATTTTTAGCAGCTTGTGTTGCATGTATTCTGCCAAACGTGGATGCTGATCCTGGTTTTCATGGCCATCTTCATCATGATACTATGGCAGCTGGAACTTCTCCAACCAGACATCCAGTTGCTGCCCACCAGGTTATGTATGAGCTACGGATATATTCCCTGGAGGAGGCAAC GTTTGGTTCAGTGCTTGCATCTCGAGCAATTAGAGCTGCTCATTGTTTAACTTCAATTCAG TTTTCTCCAGCTTCAGAGCATCTGTTACTTGCTTATGGGCGTCGCCATAGTTCACTACTTAAAAGTGTTGTTATTGATGGAGACACAACTATACCCATTTACACGATTCTTGAG GTCTATAGAGTTTCTGATATGGAACTTGTGAGAGTTCTGCCCAGTGCGGAGGATGAGGTTAATGTCGCTTGCTTCCATCCTTCGGTAGGTGGTGGCCTTGTCTATGGAACCAAG GAAGGGAAGTTGAGGATTCTCCAATATGACAATTCAAATGGTTTGGGTCGCACGATATCCTGTTCTCCTGTCGAAAACATTGTCGAG GGTCTCATAACAAGATACTAG
- the LOC107782769 gene encoding uncharacterized protein LOC107782769 isoform X2: MRSSVLPENSSSAPSTSRNSPPSATAPRNSNCKHSNVFQLLTRREVSPRTKRASRKFWGENTKCTLDSCGLKREVASDARRGLISWVEAESLQHLSAKYCPLLPPPRSTIAAAFSPDGRTLASTHGDHTVKIIDYQTGKCLKVLSGHRRTPWVVRFHPLYPEILASGSLDHEVRLWDAKTAECIGSRDFYRPIASIAFHAQGEVLAVASGHKLYIWHYNRRGEASTPAIVLKTRRSLRAVHFHPHAAPFLLTAEVNDLDSSDSSMTRATSPGNLQYPPPTVYLTDAHSTYQSASANELPIMSLPFLIWPSIARGDPRMPVQQTDIDMGTDNVQHRTDTSSSVRLLTYSTPSGQYELLLSPVEQSASPAQEAHTGSSVGENENIGTQPLVDPMETDVQPEERNNQFFPFSDPAYWELPFLQGWLIGQSQAAQQATHPNLSGTTTNPSTYGELENPSAVPLVISSNNHPRSGRSGSRQRSSRSRAIPVAGAGAASLNVMHDESDSQTSIGRIQSEIATSLAAAAAAELPCTVKLRIWPHDVKVPCAPLHAERCRLTIPHAVLCSEMGAHFSPCGRFLAACVACILPNVDADPGFHGHLHHDTMAAGTSPTRHPVAAHQVMYELRIYSLEEATFGSVLASRAIRAAHCLTSIQFSPASEHLLLAYGRRHSSLLKSVVIDGDTTIPIYTILEVYRVSDMELVRVLPSAEDEVNVACFHPSVGGGLVYGTKEGKLRILQYDNSNGLGRTISCSPVENIVEGLITRY, from the exons ATGAGATCGTCTGTCTTGCCGGAGAATTCAAGCAGTGCGCCGTCAACTTCGCGGAATTCACCTCCTTCTGCGACGGCGCCTCGAAACTCCAATTGTAAACACAG TAATGTCTTTCAGCTCTTAACAAGAAGGGAGGTATCTCCTCGAACTAAACGCGCTTCCAGAAAATTTTGGGGTGAGAACACTAAATGTACTCTTGACTCCTGTGGATTAAAACGCGAAGTGGCAAGTGATGCTAGACGGGGACTAATATCATG GGTAGAGGCAGAGTCACTGCAACATTTATCGGCCAAGTATTGTCCACTGTTGCCTCCTCCAAGGTCTACCATTGCAGCAGCATTCAGTCCTGATGGGAGGACACTTGCTTCTACTCA TGGAGATCACACGGTGAAAATAATTGACTACCAAACTGGGAAGTGCTTAAAGGTTTTGAGTGGACACCGCAGGACACCTTGGGTG GTTCGTTTCCATCCATTGTACCCTGAAATACTGGCAAGTGGAAGTTTGGACCACGAAGTTCGGTTGTGGGATGCAAAAACTGCCGAGTGTATAGGATCGCGAGATTTTT ATCGTCCCATCGCATCCATAGCGTTCCATGCCCAAGGGGAAGTTCTAGCCGTTGCTTCAGGCCACAAG CTTTATATATGGCATTACAACAGAAGAGGAGAGGCTTCTACACCAGCAATTGTACTGAAGACACGGCGTTCTCTTCGTGCTGTCCATTTCCACCCACATGCTGCCCCATTTCTTTTGACAGCTGAG GTCAATGATCTGGATTCATCAGATTCTTCAATGACACGTGCTACTTCTCCGGGTAACTTGCAGTACCCTCCCCCTACTGTGTATTTGACTGATGCTCATTCCACTTATCAATCTGCTTCAGCAAATGAACTGCCTATCATGTCTCTACCTTTCCTGATCTGGCCGTCAATTGCAAGAGGTGATCCCAGAATGCCTGTGCAGCAAACTGATATAGATATGGGAACCGACAATGTACAGCACAGAACAGATACTTCATCATCTGTCCGCCTTCTCACATATTCAACTCCGTCTGGCCAGTATGAACTTTTATTGTCCCCTGTTGAGCAAAGTGCATCTCCTGCGCAAGAAGCTCATACTGGTTCTTCTGTTGGGGAAAACGAGAATATAGGTACTCAACCTTTAGTTGATCCTATGGAGACTGATGTGCAACCAGAAGAAAGAAACAATCAGTTTTTCCCTTTTAGTGACCCAGCATACTGGGAATTGCCTTTTTTGCAAGGATGGTTGATTGGCCAAAGCCAGGCTGCCCAACAAGCAACTCATCCAAACCTTAGTGGTACTACCACTAATCCATCAACTTATGGTGAACTGGAAAATCCTTCTGCTGTTCCCTTGGTAATTTCAAGCAATAATCATCCAAGGTCCGGAAGATCTGGTTCTCGGCAACGTTCTTCACGCTCTCGAGCGATTCCCgttgctggtgctggtgctgcTTCGCTTAACGTTATGCATGATGAGAGTGATTCTCAAACTTCTATTGGTCGCATCCAGTCGGAGATAGCTACTTCGCTGGCTGCAGCAGCGGCTGCTGAATTGCCTTGCACTGTGaaactcagaatatggcctcatgaTGTTAAGGTTCCATGTGCACCCCTTCATGCTGAAAGATGTCGCTTAACAATACCACATGCTGTACTTTGCAG TGAAATGGGAGCCCATTTTTCACCATGTGGGAGATTTTTAGCAGCTTGTGTTGCATGTATTCTGCCAAACGTGGATGCTGATCCTGGTTTTCATGGCCATCTTCATCATGATACTATGGCAGCTGGAACTTCTCCAACCAGACATCCAGTTGCTGCCCACCAGGTTATGTATGAGCTACGGATATATTCCCTGGAGGAGGCAAC GTTTGGTTCAGTGCTTGCATCTCGAGCAATTAGAGCTGCTCATTGTTTAACTTCAATTCAG TTTTCTCCAGCTTCAGAGCATCTGTTACTTGCTTATGGGCGTCGCCATAGTTCACTACTTAAAAGTGTTGTTATTGATGGAGACACAACTATACCCATTTACACGATTCTTGAG GTCTATAGAGTTTCTGATATGGAACTTGTGAGAGTTCTGCCCAGTGCGGAGGATGAGGTTAATGTCGCTTGCTTCCATCCTTCGGTAGGTGGTGGCCTTGTCTATGGAACCAAG GAAGGGAAGTTGAGGATTCTCCAATATGACAATTCAAATGGTTTGGGTCGCACGATATCCTGTTCTCCTGTCGAAAACATTGTCGAG GGTCTCATAACAAGATACTAG
- the LOC107782769 gene encoding uncharacterized protein LOC107782769 isoform X3: MRSSVLPENSSSAPSTSRNSPPSATAPRNSNCKHSNVFQLLTRREVSPRTKRASRKFWGENTKCTLDSCGLKREVASDARRGLISWVEAESLQHLSAKYCPLLPPPRSTIAAAFSPDGRTLASTHGDHTVKIIDYQTGKCLKVLSGHRRTPWVVRFHPLYPEILASGSLDHEVRLWDAKTAECIGSRDFYRPIASIAFHAQGEVLAVASGHKLYIWHYNRRGEASTPAIVLKTRRSLRAVHFHPHAAPFLLTAEVNDLDSSDSSMTRATSPANELPIMSLPFLIWPSIARGDPRMPVQQTDIDMGTDNVQHRTDTSSSVRLLTYSTPSGQYELLLSPVEQSASPAQEAHTGSSVGENENIGTQPLVDPMETDVQPEERNNQFFPFSDPAYWELPFLQGWLIGQSQAAQQATHPNLSGTTTNPSTYGELENPSAVPLVISSNNHPRSGRSGSRQRSSRSRAIPVAGAGAASLNVMHDESDSQTSIGRIQSEIATSLAAAAAAELPCTVKLRIWPHDVKVPCAPLHAERCRLTIPHAVLCSEMGAHFSPCGRFLAACVACILPNVDADPGFHGHLHHDTMAAGTSPTRHPVAAHQVMYELRIYSLEEATFGSVLASRAIRAAHCLTSIQFSPASEHLLLAYGRRHSSLLKSVVIDGDTTIPIYTILEVYRVSDMELVRVLPSAEDEVNVACFHPSVGGGLVYGTKEGKLRILQYDNSNGLGRTISCSPVENIVEVPTYALEG, translated from the exons ATGAGATCGTCTGTCTTGCCGGAGAATTCAAGCAGTGCGCCGTCAACTTCGCGGAATTCACCTCCTTCTGCGACGGCGCCTCGAAACTCCAATTGTAAACACAG TAATGTCTTTCAGCTCTTAACAAGAAGGGAGGTATCTCCTCGAACTAAACGCGCTTCCAGAAAATTTTGGGGTGAGAACACTAAATGTACTCTTGACTCCTGTGGATTAAAACGCGAAGTGGCAAGTGATGCTAGACGGGGACTAATATCATG GGTAGAGGCAGAGTCACTGCAACATTTATCGGCCAAGTATTGTCCACTGTTGCCTCCTCCAAGGTCTACCATTGCAGCAGCATTCAGTCCTGATGGGAGGACACTTGCTTCTACTCA TGGAGATCACACGGTGAAAATAATTGACTACCAAACTGGGAAGTGCTTAAAGGTTTTGAGTGGACACCGCAGGACACCTTGGGTG GTTCGTTTCCATCCATTGTACCCTGAAATACTGGCAAGTGGAAGTTTGGACCACGAAGTTCGGTTGTGGGATGCAAAAACTGCCGAGTGTATAGGATCGCGAGATTTTT ATCGTCCCATCGCATCCATAGCGTTCCATGCCCAAGGGGAAGTTCTAGCCGTTGCTTCAGGCCACAAG CTTTATATATGGCATTACAACAGAAGAGGAGAGGCTTCTACACCAGCAATTGTACTGAAGACACGGCGTTCTCTTCGTGCTGTCCATTTCCACCCACATGCTGCCCCATTTCTTTTGACAGCTGAG GTCAATGATCTGGATTCATCAGATTCTTCAATGACACGTGCTACTTCTCCGG CAAATGAACTGCCTATCATGTCTCTACCTTTCCTGATCTGGCCGTCAATTGCAAGAGGTGATCCCAGAATGCCTGTGCAGCAAACTGATATAGATATGGGAACCGACAATGTACAGCACAGAACAGATACTTCATCATCTGTCCGCCTTCTCACATATTCAACTCCGTCTGGCCAGTATGAACTTTTATTGTCCCCTGTTGAGCAAAGTGCATCTCCTGCGCAAGAAGCTCATACTGGTTCTTCTGTTGGGGAAAACGAGAATATAGGTACTCAACCTTTAGTTGATCCTATGGAGACTGATGTGCAACCAGAAGAAAGAAACAATCAGTTTTTCCCTTTTAGTGACCCAGCATACTGGGAATTGCCTTTTTTGCAAGGATGGTTGATTGGCCAAAGCCAGGCTGCCCAACAAGCAACTCATCCAAACCTTAGTGGTACTACCACTAATCCATCAACTTATGGTGAACTGGAAAATCCTTCTGCTGTTCCCTTGGTAATTTCAAGCAATAATCATCCAAGGTCCGGAAGATCTGGTTCTCGGCAACGTTCTTCACGCTCTCGAGCGATTCCCgttgctggtgctggtgctgcTTCGCTTAACGTTATGCATGATGAGAGTGATTCTCAAACTTCTATTGGTCGCATCCAGTCGGAGATAGCTACTTCGCTGGCTGCAGCAGCGGCTGCTGAATTGCCTTGCACTGTGaaactcagaatatggcctcatgaTGTTAAGGTTCCATGTGCACCCCTTCATGCTGAAAGATGTCGCTTAACAATACCACATGCTGTACTTTGCAG TGAAATGGGAGCCCATTTTTCACCATGTGGGAGATTTTTAGCAGCTTGTGTTGCATGTATTCTGCCAAACGTGGATGCTGATCCTGGTTTTCATGGCCATCTTCATCATGATACTATGGCAGCTGGAACTTCTCCAACCAGACATCCAGTTGCTGCCCACCAGGTTATGTATGAGCTACGGATATATTCCCTGGAGGAGGCAAC GTTTGGTTCAGTGCTTGCATCTCGAGCAATTAGAGCTGCTCATTGTTTAACTTCAATTCAG TTTTCTCCAGCTTCAGAGCATCTGTTACTTGCTTATGGGCGTCGCCATAGTTCACTACTTAAAAGTGTTGTTATTGATGGAGACACAACTATACCCATTTACACGATTCTTGAG GTCTATAGAGTTTCTGATATGGAACTTGTGAGAGTTCTGCCCAGTGCGGAGGATGAGGTTAATGTCGCTTGCTTCCATCCTTCGGTAGGTGGTGGCCTTGTCTATGGAACCAAG GAAGGGAAGTTGAGGATTCTCCAATATGACAATTCAAATGGTTTGGGTCGCACGATATCCTGTTCTCCTGTCGAAAACATTGTCGAG GTCCCAACATATGCTTTAGAAGGCTAG
- the LOC107782769 gene encoding uncharacterized protein LOC107782769 isoform X1 — translation MRSSVLPENSSSAPSTSRNSPPSATAPRNSNCKHSNVFQLLTRREVSPRTKRASRKFWGENTKCTLDSCGLKREVASDARRGLISWVEAESLQHLSAKYCPLLPPPRSTIAAAFSPDGRTLASTHGDHTVKIIDYQTGKCLKVLSGHRRTPWVVRFHPLYPEILASGSLDHEVRLWDAKTAECIGSRDFYRPIASIAFHAQGEVLAVASGHKLYIWHYNRRGEASTPAIVLKTRRSLRAVHFHPHAAPFLLTAEVNDLDSSDSSMTRATSPGNLQYPPPTVYLTDAHSTYQSASANELPIMSLPFLIWPSIARGDPRMPVQQTDIDMGTDNVQHRTDTSSSVRLLTYSTPSGQYELLLSPVEQSASPAQEAHTGSSVGENENIGTQPLVDPMETDVQPEERNNQFFPFSDPAYWELPFLQGWLIGQSQAAQQATHPNLSGTTTNPSTYGELENPSAVPLVISSNNHPRSGRSGSRQRSSRSRAIPVAGAGAASLNVMHDESDSQTSIGRIQSEIATSLAAAAAAELPCTVKLRIWPHDVKVPCAPLHAERCRLTIPHAVLCSEMGAHFSPCGRFLAACVACILPNVDADPGFHGHLHHDTMAAGTSPTRHPVAAHQVMYELRIYSLEEATFGSVLASRAIRAAHCLTSIQFSPASEHLLLAYGRRHSSLLKSVVIDGDTTIPIYTILEVYRVSDMELVRVLPSAEDEVNVACFHPSVGGGLVYGTKEGKLRILQYDNSNGLGRTISCSPVENIVEVPTYALEG, via the exons ATGAGATCGTCTGTCTTGCCGGAGAATTCAAGCAGTGCGCCGTCAACTTCGCGGAATTCACCTCCTTCTGCGACGGCGCCTCGAAACTCCAATTGTAAACACAG TAATGTCTTTCAGCTCTTAACAAGAAGGGAGGTATCTCCTCGAACTAAACGCGCTTCCAGAAAATTTTGGGGTGAGAACACTAAATGTACTCTTGACTCCTGTGGATTAAAACGCGAAGTGGCAAGTGATGCTAGACGGGGACTAATATCATG GGTAGAGGCAGAGTCACTGCAACATTTATCGGCCAAGTATTGTCCACTGTTGCCTCCTCCAAGGTCTACCATTGCAGCAGCATTCAGTCCTGATGGGAGGACACTTGCTTCTACTCA TGGAGATCACACGGTGAAAATAATTGACTACCAAACTGGGAAGTGCTTAAAGGTTTTGAGTGGACACCGCAGGACACCTTGGGTG GTTCGTTTCCATCCATTGTACCCTGAAATACTGGCAAGTGGAAGTTTGGACCACGAAGTTCGGTTGTGGGATGCAAAAACTGCCGAGTGTATAGGATCGCGAGATTTTT ATCGTCCCATCGCATCCATAGCGTTCCATGCCCAAGGGGAAGTTCTAGCCGTTGCTTCAGGCCACAAG CTTTATATATGGCATTACAACAGAAGAGGAGAGGCTTCTACACCAGCAATTGTACTGAAGACACGGCGTTCTCTTCGTGCTGTCCATTTCCACCCACATGCTGCCCCATTTCTTTTGACAGCTGAG GTCAATGATCTGGATTCATCAGATTCTTCAATGACACGTGCTACTTCTCCGGGTAACTTGCAGTACCCTCCCCCTACTGTGTATTTGACTGATGCTCATTCCACTTATCAATCTGCTTCAGCAAATGAACTGCCTATCATGTCTCTACCTTTCCTGATCTGGCCGTCAATTGCAAGAGGTGATCCCAGAATGCCTGTGCAGCAAACTGATATAGATATGGGAACCGACAATGTACAGCACAGAACAGATACTTCATCATCTGTCCGCCTTCTCACATATTCAACTCCGTCTGGCCAGTATGAACTTTTATTGTCCCCTGTTGAGCAAAGTGCATCTCCTGCGCAAGAAGCTCATACTGGTTCTTCTGTTGGGGAAAACGAGAATATAGGTACTCAACCTTTAGTTGATCCTATGGAGACTGATGTGCAACCAGAAGAAAGAAACAATCAGTTTTTCCCTTTTAGTGACCCAGCATACTGGGAATTGCCTTTTTTGCAAGGATGGTTGATTGGCCAAAGCCAGGCTGCCCAACAAGCAACTCATCCAAACCTTAGTGGTACTACCACTAATCCATCAACTTATGGTGAACTGGAAAATCCTTCTGCTGTTCCCTTGGTAATTTCAAGCAATAATCATCCAAGGTCCGGAAGATCTGGTTCTCGGCAACGTTCTTCACGCTCTCGAGCGATTCCCgttgctggtgctggtgctgcTTCGCTTAACGTTATGCATGATGAGAGTGATTCTCAAACTTCTATTGGTCGCATCCAGTCGGAGATAGCTACTTCGCTGGCTGCAGCAGCGGCTGCTGAATTGCCTTGCACTGTGaaactcagaatatggcctcatgaTGTTAAGGTTCCATGTGCACCCCTTCATGCTGAAAGATGTCGCTTAACAATACCACATGCTGTACTTTGCAG TGAAATGGGAGCCCATTTTTCACCATGTGGGAGATTTTTAGCAGCTTGTGTTGCATGTATTCTGCCAAACGTGGATGCTGATCCTGGTTTTCATGGCCATCTTCATCATGATACTATGGCAGCTGGAACTTCTCCAACCAGACATCCAGTTGCTGCCCACCAGGTTATGTATGAGCTACGGATATATTCCCTGGAGGAGGCAAC GTTTGGTTCAGTGCTTGCATCTCGAGCAATTAGAGCTGCTCATTGTTTAACTTCAATTCAG TTTTCTCCAGCTTCAGAGCATCTGTTACTTGCTTATGGGCGTCGCCATAGTTCACTACTTAAAAGTGTTGTTATTGATGGAGACACAACTATACCCATTTACACGATTCTTGAG GTCTATAGAGTTTCTGATATGGAACTTGTGAGAGTTCTGCCCAGTGCGGAGGATGAGGTTAATGTCGCTTGCTTCCATCCTTCGGTAGGTGGTGGCCTTGTCTATGGAACCAAG GAAGGGAAGTTGAGGATTCTCCAATATGACAATTCAAATGGTTTGGGTCGCACGATATCCTGTTCTCCTGTCGAAAACATTGTCGAG GTCCCAACATATGCTTTAGAAGGCTAG
- the LOC107782776 gene encoding beta-amylase 1, chloroplastic — MAMSLPHQIGALSGTAISSETESVSGEAPAKTTLTTSALRRASVTNLRVSMQNSGTEADKVLTSPPLSPVTCHALTEARDALAETAEVEKEDKLGKGVPVYVMMPLDSVKMDNTVNRKKAMKASLQALKSAGVEGIMMDVWWGLVERDAPGEYNWGGYTELLEMAKKQGLKVQAVMSFHQCGGNVGDSCSIPLPGWVVEEIDKDPDLAYTDQWGRRNHEYISLGCDTLPVLKGRTPVECYSDFMRAFRDRFENLLGDTIVEIQVGMGPAGELRYPSYPEKDGIWKFPGIGAFQCYDKYMLSSLKVAAEEAGKPEWGYTGPTDAGEYNNWPEDTTFFKKESGGWDCPYGQFFLTWYSQMLLDHGERILQSTKAIFENKGVKISVKVAGIHWHYGTRSHAPELTAGYYNTRFRDGYLPIAQMLARHDAIFNFTCIEMRDHEQPQDARCAPEKLVRQVALATREAQVPLAGENALPRYDEFAHEQILQASSLNIDSQSDNRQMCAFTYLRMNPDLFHPDNWKRFIAFVKKMNNGKDVHHCREQVEREAEHFVHVTQPLVQETAVALMQ; from the exons ATGGCAATGAGTTTGCCTCATCAAATCGGAGCATTATCAGGAACGGCCATATCATCGGAAACTGAAAGTGTTTCCGGCGAAGCTCCGGCAAAAACAACACTTACTACATCAGCATTACGGAGAGCTTCGGTTACAAATCTCCGAGTATCGATGCAAAATTCAGGAACTGAAGCAGATAAAGTGCTAACATCACCACCTTTGAGTCCGGTGACGTGTCACGCGCTAACGGAGGCGCGTGATGCTTTAGCGGAGACGGCGGAGGTGGAGAAGGAGGACAAACTTGGGAAAGGAGTGCCGGTATATGTGATGATGCCGTTGGACAGTGTGAAAATGGATAATACGGTGAATCGTAAGAAGGCGATGAAGGCGAGTTTACAGGCGTTGAAGAGTGCTGGAGTTGAAGGGATAATGATGGACGTGTGGTGGGGATTGGTGGAGCGGGACGCGCCGGGAGAGTACAATTGGGGTGGTTATACGGAGCTTTTGGAAATGGCGAAAAAGCAAGGGCTTAAAGTTCAGGCTGTGATGTCGTTTCATCAGTGTGGCGGAAACGTCGGTGACTCTTGTTC GATCCCTCTTCCAGGGTGGGTCGTTGAAGAGATTGACAAGGATCCTGACCTTGCATATACGGATCAATGGGGAAGGAGGAATCATGAATATATCTCGCTTGGTTGTGATACTCTTCCTGTCCTTAAAGGGAGGACTCCTGTTGAATGTTACTCCGACTTCATGAGAGCATTTAGAGATAGATTTGAGAATCTGCTAGGGGACACTATTGTG GAAATTCAAGTTGGCATGGGTCCAGCTGGAGAGCTACGTTATCCATCCTACCCTGAAAAAGATGGAATATGGAAATTTCCCGGTATCGGAGCTTTTCAGTGTTATGACAAG TATATGCTCAGCAGCTTAAAGGTTGCAGCAGAAGAAGCTGGCAAGCCTGAGTGGGGTTACACTGGTCCGACGGATGCAGGCGAGTATAACAACTGGCCAGAAGATACAACCTTTTTCAAGAAAGAAAGTGGTGGTTGGGATTGTCCATATGGTCAGTTCTTCCTCACATGGTATTCTCAAATGCTCTTGGACCATGGTGAGAGAATATTGCAGTCCACCAAAGCTATATTTGAGAACAAGGGCGTCAAGATATCAGTTAAGGTAGCAGGCATTCATTGGCACTATGGAACCCGGTCCCATGCCCCTGAACTCACAGCAGGGTACTACAACACCCGTTTCCGAGATGGTTACCTTCCAATTGCTCAGATGCTTGCTCGACACGATGCTATTTTCAACTTCACATGTATTGAGATGCGAGATCATGAGCAGCCACAGGATGCACGATGTGCACCTGAGAAGTTGGTTAGACAAGTAGCATTAGCAACACGGGAAGCTCAAGTTCCACTAGCTGGCGAGAATGCTTTGCCCCGATACGATGAGTTTGCACATGAGCAGATCCTCCAAGCTTCCTCATTGAATATCGACAGCCAATCCGACAATAGACAAATGTGTGCATTTACTTATCTGAGGATGAATCCAGACCTCTTCCATCCCGACAACTGGAAAAGGTttatcgcatttgtgaagaaaatGAATAACGGAAAAGATGTGCACCATTGTCGGGAACAAGTGGAACGGGAGGCTGAGCATTTTGTGCATGTTACTCAGCCTCTAGTGCAAGAAACTGCAGTTGCCCTCATGCAATGA